The genomic DNA ACATGGTGGGCCCGGCGCTCGGGGTGACCGTGGCGACCACCGTCTCCAGCGATGTCTCGATGCGGGGCCTCGGCCTGATCGTCGCACTCGCCGGGGCGGGCCTGGCCCTGCTCAACCCCCAGGTCCGCGACTTCGCCAAGGAGACCGGCAGCGAGCCGGCCCCCCGCATGAGGTTCCGCCAGTGGTTCAAGCCCGCGCTCGTCCCGGTCCTCGTGGCCACCACCGCCACCACTCTGGCGACCGCCGGCTACGAGACGGCGATCGTGGGCGGCCTGCGCGACTCGGGGCAGGTCGAATGGGCCGGCCTCGTCCTCACGGTCTGCGGGTTCTGCTCCTTCATCGGTGCGCTCCTGTACGGCACGCTGAAACGGCCGCCGCACTTCGCCCTCATCTCGGCACTGGTGGGTCTCACGACCGTGGTCGGCGGCTTCGCCACCGGCGACTGGCGCCTGCTGTGCCTGGCCATGGTGCTGCCGGCCGCTCTCTGCTCGCCCTCCTTCGCGGCGACCGGCGGCGCCGCGAGCGGGCTGGCCCCGGCCGGGGCCCGAGGCGTCGTGATGGGCATCTACAGCGCCTCCCTCACCCTCGGCAACAGCATCGGTGCCCCCCTGTCCGGGGCGATCCAGGACGCCAGGAGCCCACTCTGGGCCTTCGTGGTCATCGGCCTCACCAGCGCAGCCCTCTCCGGTGTCGCCCTCGGCTGGACCGCCTGGCTGGCTCGCAGGCCGGCCGCCGAGCCGCAGAACACACCGGTACTCGCCGACGCCGCCGCCTGACGGCAGACACCTCATACCACCTCTCGTGCACAGCAGTTGGAGACCTGAATGGACACCAAGGGTTACGTCGTCATCGTCGACGCATTCGCCCCGGCCCGGTTCTTCCCGCCGGAGTTCCACGAAGCGGGCTACGCATGCGTGCGGGTGCAGAGCACCCCTGAGATCCCCCCGGCCTTCGCCGGCTCCCTCGACCTGACGCTCTACGCCGACAACATCGTCCACACCGGGGACCTCGACGAGACCGTACGGGCCGCGGGTGCGTACGAACCGGTGGCGGTCTTCGCCGGCAGCGAGTTCGGTGTCGAGTTCGCCGACCGGCTCAGCGAGGCCATGGGCCTGCCGACCAACGGTACGCAGCTCAGCGCCGCGCGCCGCGACAAGTTCACGATGATCGAGACGATCAAGGCCGCCGGAGTGCGTGGAGCCAGGCAGCTGCTCGCCACAAGTGCCGACGAACTTTCCCGGTGGCACAAGGAGTTGGGCACCCGTGTCGTGGTCAAGCCGCTCAAGAGCGCGGGCAACGACGGCGTCAGGTTCTGCGCCACCCCCGAGGAGAGCGCGGCCGCCTTCCTCGAACTCACCGGCGCGGAGAACCTGTTCAGCCAGCGCAACGAGGGTGTCGTCGCCCAGGAGCACCTCTTCGGCGGCGAGTACATGGTCAACACCGTCAGCCGCGACGGCAAGCACCATGTCACCGACATCATCGCCACCACCCGCATCTCCGTGAACGGCGTTCATGACATCAGCAACTCCTGCTACCTGCTCCCCCGCCACGGCGAGGCGCAGGACCAGCTCGTCCCGTACGCGTTCGAAGTCCTCGACGCACTGGGCGTGCGGCACGGCCCCTCGCACATCGAGCTGAAGCTCACCCCCTCAGGGCCCGTGCTCATCGAGATGGGTGCCCGCATCTGTGGCGGAGACCTGCCGCACTACGTGCAGCTGGCGACCGGCGAGTCCCCCTTCGACTGGACCGTCGACGCCTTCGTGCGGCCGGAGCGCTTCCACGAACGCCATGACGACGACTACGAGATCCAGCGGTACTTCGCCTCGGTCGGCCTGGTCTCCGCCAAGGCCGGGCAGCTGGAGTCGCTGCGCCACCTCAAGGAGATCGAGGAGCTCGAGAGCTTCCACGACCTGTCGCAGTTCGTCCCGCTCGGCGGCGTGGTCGTCCCCACGGTCAACGACAGCACCTACGTCGGTTTCGTGCGGCTCTTCCACGAGCTCGAGGAAGTCGTCATGCGTGACATCAACACCATCCACTACCTGGACGGCGACGGAATGTACGCACTCTCCGAGGAGTCCTGACCCCATGAACGCGAACAACGCCGCCGCGCCGCACATCGTCGTCATCAACCGCTGGCGCGAGCAGTACGCCCGTTATGCCGAATACCTCGACCACGCCACCCACCAGGTCTCCTACATCACCACGGAGGTGGGACTGCCGTCCGTACCCGAGGCAGCGGGCGACATCCTGGTGGTGGAGCGGACCGACGACCTGGAGGCCGTGCGCGCCGCACTCAGGGTGCTCGCCGTGCGGCACGGCCGGCCCGAGGCGATCGTCGCCCTCAAGGAGGACGATCTCCTGATCGCCGCCGAGCTGCGCGAGGAGTGGAACTGCCCCGGCCAACGGGTGGGCCACCTGGCGCGATTCCGGGACAAGTACCTCATGGCCACCGCCGTCGCGGAAGCCGGCCTCGACCTGCCGGACTTCAGCCTCGCCGGCGACGAGACATCCATCCTGGAATTCGGCGCGAAGCACGGCTGGCCGCTCATCCTCAAGCCCGTGATGGGCAGTTCGAGCGAGGGTGTCGTCAAGCTCGACGGCCCCGAGGACGTCCTCGCCGTCGACCTCGCGGACACGCCCATGATGGTGCAGACTTTCAACCCCGGCCGGATCTACCACGTGGACGGCGTCTTCACCGGCCGCGAGATCCAGCACTGGCGCGCCTCGCGCTACGTGAACACCTGCCTGGGATTCCGCTCGGGCGACTTCCTCGGCTCCGTCGAGGAGGACGACGAGGCGGTCAACAGGGCCATCGGCGAGAGCACGGCCGACTACCTCCGGGCGCTCTCCGGCGACCCGCTCGTCTTCCACCTGGAACTGTTCGTCAACGACACCCCGGACGGTCCCCGCTGCAGCTTCCTGGAGGTGGGCGCACGGGTCGGCGGCGCCGAGATCCCCTTCGTCTGGCGTGAGCTCCACGGTTACGACCTGATGGACGCCGCATTCCAGCTCCAGCTCCGACGCCCCGTTCCGCAGGGGCGGATGACCCGGCCCGAGGAGATCGGCGGCTATCTGCTGATCCCGGCCCCAGAGGCCCGGCCGTGCCGCATCACCGAGGTCACCTCGATGGTCGGCAGCACCCCGGGACCGTACGCCGAGGCGCTCCTGGAGGTCGGCGACATCCTGCCGCTGGCCGACGCGTACTACGAGCACGTCGGCGGCCGCTTCCGCTTCCGGGGTGCGACGAGCCGCGACGTGGAGCAGGCCCTCGTCGCGACCGCCGCGGCGTTCCGGGTCTCCGGCGTCCCGGCCACCCCCACGGACCAGGGCGGCGCACCCCTGGGCCAGCTGGCCGGCGCGAGCCGGGGCTGACCGGGCTCGCCGCGCGTTTTCGGCCCGAAGCCGCAGCCGGAACATCTCCACCCGACATCGCCGCACCAGAGGCCTGTTCAGCCAGAACGGTCACAAAGAGGAGAGCTCACCATGTCCGCAGTAGCCACCGTCGCCACCGCCCCCGCGACCGCCACCGGAACGACTCCGTTCCGCCACTTCTCCGCGACCCTGCTCCGCCGAGCCCTGGCCCGGCACGCGGACTGGGAGCGCAAGGAGTTCACCTCGTCCTGGGAGGACCTGCCGGTCGACGCATATCTCAAGGGCGGGGCGACGTTCCGCCGCCGAAGGTACAGCCAGTTCCACCTGGCCGACGACCGCCTGGTACCCAGCGGCCAGATCGTGTTCGAACAGTCCAAGGAGGTGAACTCGCTGTTCGGTGGCGTCCAGCGGCACTTCGAGCCGCTCCGTGAGGACGTGGCGGCCTCGGCGTTGCTCGAGACGGTCGTGTTCACCTTCCTGGACAACCTGCCAGGGAAGATCGACCGGTCCAACGCCGCCATAGGCGTCCACCAGATCCGGATCACCGCAAGCCACGACGAGGCCTCGATGCCCGCCCCGGAGGGCATCCACGAGGACGGTCACCACTTCGTCGCCCAGGTGCTGATCAACCGAGAGGGCGTCACCGGGGGCGAGTCGCAGCTGTACGACCGCGACCGCGCCCCGATCTTCCGGACCACGCTGCTCGAGCCGCTCGAGTCGATCGTCATCGACGACCGCCGGGTCTTCCACGGCGTCTCCGGCATCACCCCGGCCCCCGGAGCCACCGAGGGCATCCGCGACATGATGCTGATCGACTTCTTCCCGCTCGCCGACTGACCGGGACGCCCCGACCGACTGCTCCGCCGAGGCACCGGACTTCTCCCCAAGTCCACTGCTCCCGGCGGAGCTTCGGCACGCCGGTTACGGTGCGCGGACACCGGCCAGGGCGAGGGCGGGAACCGGGTCGAACAGAGTTGAGAGAGCAGAGGAGCATCCCATCCATGCAGTCCATGTCCGAGGCCGAGTGGCGCGCGTTCGCCCTCTCCGGTACCCGAACGGCGAAGCTGGCGACCCACCGCAAGGACGGCCGCCCTCACGTCACGCCGGTGTGGTTCCTCCTCGACGAGGCCGAGCGCGCCGAGACCGGCCGGCCGCAGGTCCTCTTCACCACGTGGCACGAATCCCTGAAGGCGAAGTCCCTGCGCAGAAACCCTCGGTTCGCACTCTGCATCGACGACCAGGAACCGCCCTACGCGTACGTCATGCTCGAATGCACCGCCACCTTCACCGAGGACCCGGCCGACCTCCGCCGCTGGGCCACCAGGATCGGTGCCCGCTACATGGGCGCCGACCGGGCCGACCGGTACGGACAACGGAACTCGGTACCGGGCGAGTACCTGATCCGCGCCACGATCGACCGGGTGACGGCCTTCACCGGAATCGCGGACTGAGGGCTGCCCCGTCATGCCTGGTGGATCGGCGCGCGGCGTCGGACGCGGTGCATCGCAAGGCGCAGGGGCGTCCTCGTACTGGACGTATTCGGGCGTTCCGGCAACGCGGCGAGGTGCCGTAGCCGTCGTCGTGCGCCCGCCAGGGATTACGGGACAGCCCGTAGCTCCTCTCCGACGGCCCCGGGCCGGCGTGCGCATCTTTCCGGCCGGGGTGGGGAGGTGCGACCCGCCGGATGAGGAGCGGGCTCGAAGGCATCCGTACCCGCCGAGGAACGCGACCCACCCGCAGAACCCCGGTGACAGCCGGACAACGCCGGGCCCTCCCCACCGTGACCTGGGGAGGGCCCGGCGCTCATGCGCCGGCTGCACGTGCTCGCGACGGCGGTTGACCTGCCCGAACGGCCCTCCCGAACAGCAGCCCTGAACCACCGCAGTGCAGCCGTGAAAAACAGGGACCGGGCCCGCTTTCGGAGCAACGGGCCCAGCTGAGTGTCGGTGTGACGCAGGATGTTCTAACCGAACTCGCCCTTGCGTACACCGTCTCGGAACGCTGCCCATTCCTTCGCGGTGAACCGCAGAGGCGGCAGGTCCGTATTGTTCGAGTCACGGACCGCGACGGCTCCGCCACCAAGGTCTGCCACCTCGACGCAGTCCACCCTGTAGGGGCTGGCGCTGCTCTTGACCCAGCGTGCTTCCGTCAGGTCAATCGCGTACAGTTCAGCCTTTGTTGCTTGCATCAGATACCCCTTTCGATGTTCGTCGTACATTCCTCTTTCCACCCTCACCCTTTCGTTCCAGCCGTGCAACTGGCCAGGTGGGCACGGTTGATTGCGACGTGAATGCAGACCATTGCGTCGGACCCGCGTCACCGGTCGACCGACTGCTGGGATGAAGTCTCTGCAAGCGAAAATCTGGGACGTTCGTGAGAGGCCGTACAAGACGCCCTCGTACGAGGTGTGTTGGACGACGGCCCGCCAGGTGTTAGCCGAGACCTTCAGGGCGAGAGGCCTCGCTGACCACTACGGCTCTAGGCTGCTGCGGACCTCGCACGACGGAGGGGAGTTCGATCTCGAGCGGCCTCCCCGAGTCGATGTCCGAGAAAGAGGCACGCTGACGTGGTACGAGCTCACGCTCGAGTACCTGGTCATAAGCGGCCGCATGCTGCGCCGGACACTCGGGTGGGGATCTGAGACGCTGACCACCGTAACCATGGCCCTTCCCGACGACTGTCAGGGCCGGCCTTCCGATGATCTGCTCAGAAAGGCATTGCGTAATTCGGCCCTTGTCCTGCCTGGTCCCGCTCATCGCGAATTTCCGACCGTGATCACGAACACGCTGCACTCGCTCGTAGAGGCGTCGCACCCTCGGTCCGAATTTGGTGACGTTGCTGTCGGACCCGGCCCTACGGCCTTCGGCAAGGTCTCTAGCCGAATTCGCCGTCACGCACGCCCAGTCGAAACGCCGCCCACTCCGCTGCGGTGAATCGCAGCGGCGGCAGCTCCCTGTTGTGCGAATCGCGGACCGCAACGGCTCCGCCGCCGAGGTCTGCGACCTCCACGCACGTCTTTGTCCACCTGTTGGTGTAGCTGCTCGTGACCCAGTCCGCATCAGTCAGGTCCATTGCGTACAGCTCATCCTTGGCTGCGGCGGTCATGGGATCTCCTGTTGATATCGGACGGACCTTCTCCTTTCAGGATCACTCTGATGGTCCTGATGTGCATCTCGCCCTCCTGGCCGGCTGTCCGCCCCGTCGCCCTGAAGGCACGGGCCGAAAGGAGTGGACGACGCTCGATCGGGATCCGCCGCTGCTGGAGCCGGACTTGGTGCCACTCGCCCGCGCGGTGCCAGGGCGAGCTCTCCGACGGCCGGGTGTCCGTCCATGAAGTGCTCCGGGTCTGCTGCAGGCTCGATTCCCTGAGCGGATCGGGCCATGGCCCGTACATCTCCTTACCCTGCTGAGCTTCGTGAGCGTGCGGTGCGCATGGTCGCGGACGCCCGTCCCAACTACCCGGCTGAGTGGCCCGCGATGAAGGCTGTCGCTACGAAGCCGGGCACCGGAGCGGCAGAGACCGTGGGGACGCTGTCGCTGTGGTTGCTGCACGCCACTGCAGTGCCGTGCGAAGCCGGGTGACCACCCCTCATGGATGAGCAGGAAAGGCGTGACACACCCGGTGCCCTCCGGTACGGACGCCCGCTCGGAGCAGGGGCAGCCTTCAGGCGGTCGCCGAAGGTCACGAGGCAGGTGGTCGGCCCGCGTCTCCCTGTGACGGGCTGTGGGACCGCGTGAGGCCAGGCCGGGGGACATCGCCGAACCAGTCCGGTGGTGCCCATCTTCACGGGCCGCTGCCTACCGTTTCCAGCGCGTTCCCTGCCGTCGTCACTCGCTGCAGGCGGTCAGGCACACCCTTTACGGAGAGATCTCAGCAAAATACGCGAATACCATTGAAGAGGCTGTTTTTGTCATGTAACAGGGAGCAGCAGATGGACGCCTCGGAAGAACTTCTTCGTAGGGTTGCCCCTTCGGCTCTCTTGACCCTGGGCGGAGCTATCCGCAGCCTCAACGCGGCGATGGCCAGGACACTGGGCAGGCCGGCGGAGCAGTGTGTGGGTCGTGGCTTCGGTGATCTGTTGCCCGTAAGCCAGCGGACTGCGGTCGGGAGTCTCGTGGCCCACGCCGCCACGACGAAGACGATCGCGATGCGGGTGCTGGAGTTCCCGGGGCCAGGTGCAGCATCTGTCGTCTGCCTTGTCGAGGCGCGATCGGCGAACGATCCCGTAGGTGGCGAGCCGCTGGTGTGGGTGCATTCGTTGGACGCGGGAAACGACCTGGGCGGTCTGATGATCCCGTTCCGCCTGGCGGCCAAGGCCGCCAACCTCGGTCTGTGCATGTATTCACCCCAGGAGCGCGAGCTGGAGTGGCTCGGTGGCGCACCCGCCTTGGCGGCGTTGTTCCCGGAGGCCTCCATGTCGTTGTCCGAGGTGGTTCGGCGAGTCCACCCCGATGACCGCGGGGCTCTGCGGCAGCTCGTGACTTCGACGGCCGCCCGGTCCCCCTGGATCAGGTTGCGGTTCCTTACCGAGCGCGATGGCTGCCACCATCTGGTCTGCCAGGCCCATCGGATCATTCTGGGTTCTGGCGGCCCTGAGCGGGTCTTCGGAGTGATCCGCGACGAGACCAAGGGGGAAGCGCGCCTACGCAGAGCGTTGGTCGCGCTGAGTGCTGAGCGTCAGCGCGCCGACGAGATCGCGGCCTTCTCCTCCGCCGTGATGACCGCAGTCACGGAGCAAGAAGTACAGCAGGTCGTCCTGACCCGGCTCGCCGCGACCTTCGGTGGTAGCGGCGCCGCGCTGGCGTTCATCACGAAAGGCCGCCTGCGCGTCTGCTCCGATGCCGGGATCCCGATACCGGTGGCCGCCCTGCACGGCCTGCCGCTGGACGCCCCGAGCGCGCTGCCCCATGTGATCCGCACTGGCGAGCCGCAGTTCATTTGCAACCAGGAGGAGTACATCCGCCGCTGGCCGCACGGGGCCATGGTGCCGCACTTCGACCAGCTCGACTCCGGCTACGCCGTCTCGATCACCTCCCTCAGCCCGATCGGCGATCCTCCGCTGGGGGCCTGGTTGGTGACCTACGACGGCGAACACCACACGTCCCCGGACGAGCGGGCTCTCATAGGTACTCTTGCCGACCTTGCAGGCCAGGCTCTGAAACGCGTCAGGTTGCAAGAGGCGCGAGTCGAGCTGGCCACGGCGCTCCAGCAGGCCATGCTTCCCACACTGCCCGAGCACCTCCCAGGCCTGGAGGTCGCCGCCCGCTACCGGCCGAGCCGCGACGGGCTCGACATCGGCGGAGACTGGTACGACGCCTTCGTCACGCCCGACGGTGGCGTCGCCCT from Streptomyces sp. NBC_01707 includes the following:
- a CDS encoding MFS transporter translates to MRIDGYRKVVSRPGIGLLMLLGFFSKIAVVAIPVVMNLGVVFGLDRGFGAAGLVIALWTVGVAIGGPVQGRMMDRYGVRPVLIVSLTGQALFWGIGPSMSYGVLSVAAVGCGLLNLPGFAVVRLRLAVAIPEEQRHTAFALDAMTSNISYMVGPALGVTVATTVSSDVSMRGLGLIVALAGAGLALLNPQVRDFAKETGSEPAPRMRFRQWFKPALVPVLVATTATTLATAGYETAIVGGLRDSGQVEWAGLVLTVCGFCSFIGALLYGTLKRPPHFALISALVGLTTVVGGFATGDWRLLCLAMVLPAALCSPSFAATGGAASGLAPAGARGVVMGIYSASLTLGNSIGAPLSGAIQDARSPLWAFVVIGLTSAALSGVALGWTAWLARRPAAEPQNTPVLADAAA
- a CDS encoding ATP-grasp domain-containing protein; protein product: MDTKGYVVIVDAFAPARFFPPEFHEAGYACVRVQSTPEIPPAFAGSLDLTLYADNIVHTGDLDETVRAAGAYEPVAVFAGSEFGVEFADRLSEAMGLPTNGTQLSAARRDKFTMIETIKAAGVRGARQLLATSADELSRWHKELGTRVVVKPLKSAGNDGVRFCATPEESAAAFLELTGAENLFSQRNEGVVAQEHLFGGEYMVNTVSRDGKHHVTDIIATTRISVNGVHDISNSCYLLPRHGEAQDQLVPYAFEVLDALGVRHGPSHIELKLTPSGPVLIEMGARICGGDLPHYVQLATGESPFDWTVDAFVRPERFHERHDDDYEIQRYFASVGLVSAKAGQLESLRHLKEIEELESFHDLSQFVPLGGVVVPTVNDSTYVGFVRLFHELEEVVMRDINTIHYLDGDGMYALSEES
- a CDS encoding acetyl-CoA carboxylase biotin carboxylase subunit family protein, whose protein sequence is MNANNAAAPHIVVINRWREQYARYAEYLDHATHQVSYITTEVGLPSVPEAAGDILVVERTDDLEAVRAALRVLAVRHGRPEAIVALKEDDLLIAAELREEWNCPGQRVGHLARFRDKYLMATAVAEAGLDLPDFSLAGDETSILEFGAKHGWPLILKPVMGSSSEGVVKLDGPEDVLAVDLADTPMMVQTFNPGRIYHVDGVFTGREIQHWRASRYVNTCLGFRSGDFLGSVEEDDEAVNRAIGESTADYLRALSGDPLVFHLELFVNDTPDGPRCSFLEVGARVGGAEIPFVWRELHGYDLMDAAFQLQLRRPVPQGRMTRPEEIGGYLLIPAPEARPCRITEVTSMVGSTPGPYAEALLEVGDILPLADAYYEHVGGRFRFRGATSRDVEQALVATAAAFRVSGVPATPTDQGGAPLGQLAGASRG
- a CDS encoding 2OG-Fe dioxygenase family protein, whose amino-acid sequence is MSAVATVATAPATATGTTPFRHFSATLLRRALARHADWERKEFTSSWEDLPVDAYLKGGATFRRRRYSQFHLADDRLVPSGQIVFEQSKEVNSLFGGVQRHFEPLREDVAASALLETVVFTFLDNLPGKIDRSNAAIGVHQIRITASHDEASMPAPEGIHEDGHHFVAQVLINREGVTGGESQLYDRDRAPIFRTTLLEPLESIVIDDRRVFHGVSGITPAPGATEGIRDMMLIDFFPLAD
- a CDS encoding PPOX class F420-dependent oxidoreductase, producing the protein MSEAEWRAFALSGTRTAKLATHRKDGRPHVTPVWFLLDEAERAETGRPQVLFTTWHESLKAKSLRRNPRFALCIDDQEPPYAYVMLECTATFTEDPADLRRWATRIGARYMGADRADRYGQRNSVPGEYLIRATIDRVTAFTGIAD
- a CDS encoding DUF397 domain-containing protein; the protein is MYDEHRKGYLMQATKAELYAIDLTEARWVKSSASPYRVDCVEVADLGGGAVAVRDSNNTDLPPLRFTAKEWAAFRDGVRKGEFG
- a CDS encoding DUF397 domain-containing protein, which translates into the protein MTAAAKDELYAMDLTDADWVTSSYTNRWTKTCVEVADLGGGAVAVRDSHNRELPPLRFTAAEWAAFRLGVRDGEFG
- a CDS encoding SpoIIE family protein phosphatase, with amino-acid sequence MDASEELLRRVAPSALLTLGGAIRSLNAAMARTLGRPAEQCVGRGFGDLLPVSQRTAVGSLVAHAATTKTIAMRVLEFPGPGAASVVCLVEARSANDPVGGEPLVWVHSLDAGNDLGGLMIPFRLAAKAANLGLCMYSPQERELEWLGGAPALAALFPEASMSLSEVVRRVHPDDRGALRQLVTSTAARSPWIRLRFLTERDGCHHLVCQAHRIILGSGGPERVFGVIRDETKGEARLRRALVALSAERQRADEIAAFSSAVMTAVTEQEVQQVVLTRLAATFGGSGAALAFITKGRLRVCSDAGIPIPVAALHGLPLDAPSALPHVIRTGEPQFICNQEEYIRRWPHGAMVPHFDQLDSGYAVSITSLSPIGDPPLGAWLVTYDGEHHTSPDERALIGTLADLAGQALKRVRLQEARVELATALQQAMLPTLPEHLPGLEVAARYRPSRDGLDIGGDWYDAFVTPDGGVALEIGDAQGHDVDAAAFMGQVRASMRAIAAHEPDPATVLMRTNELLVTMDTTRFASCTMLHIDPDDGRVTGTSAGHVPLLYARDDGTHSIRELPGGPVLGVLPDADYSEETFTLDKGAALVMVTDGVVEGPALTLDAGLERAGTLIGAALHDGLNAEETADRILDAAVAEDHLDDVAVLIIRRT